The Burkholderia latens genome segment GCGCAGCGCGCGGTTGTCCGACGCCGGCACGATGCGTTTGCGATATGCGACGAGGTCGTGTTCCACGTGCAGCGCCCGCTTCGGCGTATTCCAGCCGTCGTCGAGATAGAGCGCCGGTACGCGCAGCCCCAGCCAGCGTACGGGACGCAGTTCCGTCAGGATGGTCGCGAGGTAGCCGCCGTAGCTGCTGCCGACCACGGCGACGGCGTCGCGATCGACCAGCGGATGATCGACCAGCGTGTCGTAAGCGGCGAGCAGGTCGCGAAGATGGGTCTCGCGCGTGACGTTTTGCTGTTGCTCGAACGTGCGCCCGTGCCCGGTGAGATCGAACGTCAAACAGACGCAACCGAGCGCCGCCGCCTGCCGCGCTCGCTCGAGATACTGTTCCTGGCTGCCGCCCCAACCGTGCACGAACAGAACGCCGGCCACGGTGGTCTTCGGCGCGAGCACGGTACCGTCGAGGTAGCCGTTCTGGACTTTGATCTGCACGCGATAGTGCTCCGCTGTCATGTCTTGCTGCTCCTTCGTATCGGATGGCGGTCGACCGTGTAGTACTTGGTGATCGCGCCCGCCCGGGGATCGACTCCGCGATAGACGACGCGCGCGCCAGCCGGTATCGCCGGATTGTCGCCGTAGATCTCGCGGGTCGATGCAGCCACGGCGTCGACCTGCGGATCCGCCCTGAACATGCGCAGCGCGCCGATCTCCGCACCGGTTGCGCCGCCGATCCGCCACGATTGCTCGAGCACGCCGCAGTGCCGCACGCCGTGCACATCGGTGCCGAACGCGACATCGTAGTTGCGCCTCGACGCGAAAAATCCCGCGTAATCGCGCTGCACCGCGGCGTCGAATGCGCATGCTCGCCCGATCGCGTCGCGCACGTCGGGCGTGACGTCGAGCTGTGCCAGCACGTCGAAGCCGCCGCGCGCGACGACGAGATCGGTGCCGCCGTAGACGTGATGCCCGTGGTTGTTCACGGTCAGATGCTGCACGCCCCAGTAACTCGCCACCAGATCGTCCAGCATGACTTGCCCGACGCTCAGCGTCTCGATCGCGTCGAGATTGCGCTCGACGACAACGCCGCCGGTACGCAGCGCGCGGTCGTCGAGCGCGGCAAGCTGGGTTTCCGCTTCAGCCATGTCGGTCACGAGCGCCTGGCCCGTTCCGCCGATCCCATCGGGCCGCTTGATCCGTACACGCCCGTCGTTCAGCAGCAGCCGTACGGCGGTGCGCGCATCGTCGCGCGAAAACGCCGAGTAACCCGGCAGCGTCAGCGACGCAGTGCTTTTGGCGAATGCAGCGGACCAGCCGGGGGGCTTCGCTTGCGCGCCTTCGACGAGACGATGCGCGATGACCTTGGTCGCGACGAACGGAAACGGGACGACGCCCCCGAACAGATCGCGTACCGATTTCACCCCGAGCGTGTGCGCCTGGGCCAGTGTGAG includes the following:
- a CDS encoding alpha/beta hydrolase family protein, encoding MTAEHYRVQIKVQNGYLDGTVLAPKTTVAGVLFVHGWGGSQEQYLERARQAAALGCVCLTFDLTGHGRTFEQQQNVTRETHLRDLLAAYDTLVDHPLVDRDAVAVVGSSYGGYLATILTELRPVRWLGLRVPALYLDDGWNTPKRALHVEHDLVAYRKRIVPASDNRALRALARFAGDVLLVESEHDQIVPHTAIASYLQACLSARSMTYRIIEGADHGLSDTASQHAYTALVEKWLAEMIGGRRAGVRGAAEAGPVGG
- a CDS encoding DUF3182 family protein, which codes for MPALPVVLVHFRDDEADHVGHVADTLRQLGAQIAELKGTRLAGVFRPTQRYPAHRYMIPDDTLTLAQAHTLGVKSVRDLFGGVVPFPFVATKVIAHRLVEGAQAKPPGWSAAFAKSTASLTLPGYSAFSRDDARTAVRLLLNDGRVRIKRPDGIGGTGQALVTDMAEAETQLAALDDRALRTGGVVVERNLDAIETLSVGQVMLDDLVASYWGVQHLTVNNHGHHVYGGTDLVVARGGFDVLAQLDVTPDVRDAIGRACAFDAAVQRDYAGFFASRRNYDVAFGTDVHGVRHCGVLEQSWRIGGATGAEIGALRMFRADPQVDAVAASTREIYGDNPAIPAGARVVYRGVDPRAGAITKYYTVDRHPIRRSSKT